A genomic stretch from Bacillus sp. N1-1 includes:
- a CDS encoding lipoate--protein ligase — translation MLYIDNENIMDAGINLAIEEYILKELDPEETYLLFYSMNPTVIVGKNQNTIEQIDTSYIRENDVDVIRRLSGGGAVYNDPGNLSFSIITKDDGNSFHNYKKFTDPVVKAISKLGVDAELSGRNDLLVNGKKISGNAQFSTKGRMYSHGTLMFNVNLENVVKALKVNKEKIESKGIKSIRSRVTNISEHMDQEMTREQFKQTLLQYIFEGEKEIPSYDLTEKDWKAIHDIAEERYKNWDWNYGRSPKFNVQHSKRFPIGSIDVRLEVKKGYIEQATIFGDFFGVGDVKEIENQLIGVRYERGSLEEALQEVDVSHYFGKITKKEFIDLLY, via the coding sequence ATGCTTTATATAGATAATGAAAACATTATGGATGCTGGGATTAATCTAGCGATTGAGGAATACATTTTGAAGGAGCTTGACCCTGAGGAAACGTATTTGTTGTTCTACTCGATGAATCCGACAGTGATTGTAGGAAAAAACCAGAATACGATTGAGCAAATTGATACGAGCTACATACGTGAGAATGATGTGGACGTGATTCGTCGTCTTTCGGGTGGAGGCGCAGTTTATAATGATCCGGGTAATCTAAGCTTTAGCATTATTACGAAGGATGACGGCAATAGTTTTCACAACTATAAGAAGTTCACCGATCCGGTAGTAAAGGCTATTAGCAAACTTGGTGTCGATGCGGAGCTCAGCGGACGAAACGATTTGTTAGTGAATGGAAAGAAAATATCAGGTAATGCCCAGTTCTCAACAAAGGGGAGAATGTATAGTCACGGAACGCTAATGTTTAACGTGAACTTAGAAAATGTAGTGAAAGCTCTAAAAGTAAATAAAGAGAAGATTGAATCAAAGGGCATTAAATCGATTCGCAGTCGCGTTACCAATATTAGTGAACATATGGATCAAGAGATGACGCGTGAGCAATTTAAACAAACGTTACTTCAGTATATTTTCGAAGGAGAAAAGGAAATCCCCTCTTATGACTTAACCGAAAAAGATTGGAAAGCCATCCATGACATTGCGGAGGAACGATATAAGAACTGGGATTGGAATTACGGTCGCTCTCCAAAATTTAACGTTCAGCATTCAAAGCGTTTTCCGATTGGGTCAATAGATGTTCGTCTTGAAGTAAAGAAGGGGTACATCGAGCAGGCTACGATTTTTGGAGATTTCTTTGGCGTTGGGGACGTGAAAGAGATAGAAAACCAACTAATTGGTGTTCGCTATGAACGTGGATCGCTTGAAGAAGCTCTTCAAGAAGTGGACGTATCTCATTATTTCGGGAAAATAACAAAAAAAGAATTCATTGATCTTCTATACTAA
- a CDS encoding fatty acid--CoA ligase family protein — protein MNLSQQLKETAATYPEKQAYIYQDEAVLYKELDQKVSAFATNLLAEGIKKDDHVALILGNSPEFLIAYYGVLRAGAVVIPINPIYTPDEIGYLLHNGDVKAIVTLEQALPLVEKMADQLTDIVLVAYTGEGKEERVIAKTKLKPFTKMVEDQNEVFPNVTINEDDLAVILYTSGTTGKPKGAMLSHKNLFSNASDTGSYLQISSNDVVVTALPMFHVFCMTVSMNAPLISGGTLLILPKFSPQEVFRVAEKFKATIFAGVPTMYNFLYQYPEGRAEYFQNMRLCISGGSSLPVALLHRFEEKFQVRISEGYGLSEASPVTCFNPLDRPRKAGSIGMNITNVENKVVDELGQEVPVGEVGELAVKGPNVMKGYYKMPEDTAVTLKEGWLFTGDLAKMDEEGYFYIVDRKKDMVIVGGYNVYPREVEEVLYQHPDIVETAVVGVPDPNFGEAVQAFVVTKQPMAEEDVMNYCKEHLAKYKCPTIVEFISELPKNTTGKILRKALRKQVNA, from the coding sequence ATGAATCTATCTCAGCAATTAAAAGAGACAGCGGCGACTTATCCTGAGAAACAAGCCTACATTTACCAGGATGAAGCTGTCTTGTACAAAGAACTTGATCAGAAGGTTTCTGCTTTTGCTACAAATTTATTAGCAGAAGGAATTAAAAAAGACGATCATGTGGCTTTAATATTAGGGAACTCACCAGAGTTTTTAATTGCTTACTACGGTGTCTTAAGAGCTGGCGCAGTCGTTATTCCGATTAATCCTATTTATACTCCAGATGAAATTGGCTACCTTCTTCATAACGGAGATGTGAAGGCAATTGTTACATTGGAGCAAGCACTCCCTCTAGTTGAAAAAATGGCCGATCAGTTAACCGATATCGTTCTCGTTGCTTATACAGGTGAGGGGAAAGAAGAGAGAGTTATTGCAAAGACAAAATTGAAACCGTTTACAAAAATGGTCGAGGATCAAAACGAGGTTTTTCCAAATGTTACGATAAACGAAGATGACTTGGCTGTTATCCTGTATACATCGGGAACAACAGGAAAACCAAAAGGTGCGATGCTTTCACATAAGAATTTATTTAGTAATGCATCAGATACTGGCTCTTACCTCCAAATCTCTTCTAATGACGTTGTGGTCACTGCCCTTCCTATGTTTCACGTGTTTTGCATGACCGTTTCAATGAATGCTCCTCTTATATCTGGAGGGACGTTGTTAATCCTTCCTAAGTTCAGTCCTCAAGAAGTTTTCCGCGTTGCTGAGAAATTCAAAGCTACTATTTTTGCAGGAGTACCAACCATGTATAATTTCTTATACCAATACCCAGAAGGTCGAGCTGAATATTTTCAGAATATGCGACTTTGTATTTCAGGAGGCTCTTCTTTACCTGTCGCCCTTCTACACCGTTTTGAAGAAAAGTTTCAAGTTCGGATTTCAGAGGGTTATGGATTATCAGAAGCATCACCTGTTACGTGCTTCAATCCACTGGATCGTCCCCGTAAAGCAGGCTCGATTGGTATGAACATCACGAATGTTGAAAATAAAGTCGTTGATGAACTAGGACAGGAAGTTCCGGTAGGGGAGGTTGGAGAGCTAGCAGTTAAAGGTCCAAATGTGATGAAAGGTTATTATAAAATGCCTGAAGATACCGCAGTAACGCTGAAAGAAGGCTGGCTATTTACCGGTGATTTAGCGAAGATGGATGAAGAGGGCTACTTCTATATTGTGGATCGCAAAAAGGATATGGTCATCGTAGGCGGATATAATGTCTATCCAAGAGAAGTTGAAGAAGTTCTTTATCAGCATCCTGATATCGTTGAAACAGCCGTAGTGGGCGTCCCAGATCCAAACTTCGGTGAGGCAGTTCAAGCCTTTGTGGTCACGAAGCAGCCGATGGCAGAAGAAGATGTAATGAACTATTGTAAAGAGCATCTGGCAAAATATAAATGCCCGACGATAGTAGAATTTATTAGTGAATTGCCGAAGAACACAACTGGAAAAATATTAAGAAAAGCACTTCGTAAACAAGTAAACGCTTAA
- the paaA gene encoding 1,2-phenylacetyl-CoA epoxidase subunit PaaA, with protein sequence MMVSSNERMDHFMNRINNGEKIEADDWMPGDYREALIRLISMHGISEIMGALPEKEWVPKAPSVYRKLAIMAKVQDEMGHGQLLLRVAEDLMEPLGRNRDDIMKDLFSGKLKFHNVFHMKAPTWGDAGVIAWLVDGAAIISQTMMLGTSYGPYGRALKRICAEEVFHAQHGESIIMALAEGTKEQRALLQDSINRWWSSLLMFFGPKTNAETGHSHQDKNMRYKLRTKTNEQLRQEFLTKYVPRVWALGLTIPDSTLRYDEETSEWQYQQPDWKEFKKIVTGHGPKSKERLALRMRSYEMNSWVREALGTSEISKVAR encoded by the coding sequence ATGATGGTTTCTTCAAACGAAAGAATGGATCATTTTATGAATCGAATCAATAATGGCGAAAAAATTGAAGCGGATGATTGGATGCCAGGTGACTATCGAGAAGCGTTAATTCGTTTGATATCCATGCATGGGATTAGTGAGATTATGGGAGCTTTACCTGAAAAAGAGTGGGTTCCGAAGGCTCCATCTGTCTACCGAAAGCTTGCGATTATGGCGAAAGTACAGGATGAAATGGGTCATGGTCAGCTATTACTTCGAGTAGCAGAAGATTTAATGGAACCACTAGGGAGAAACCGTGATGATATTATGAAAGATCTTTTTTCAGGAAAATTGAAATTCCATAATGTCTTTCATATGAAAGCCCCAACATGGGGGGATGCTGGAGTGATTGCATGGTTAGTAGACGGTGCGGCAATTATATCGCAGACGATGATGCTTGGAACGTCTTATGGCCCTTATGGCCGCGCTTTGAAACGCATTTGCGCAGAAGAGGTGTTTCATGCTCAGCATGGTGAAAGCATTATTATGGCGCTAGCTGAAGGAACGAAGGAGCAACGTGCCTTATTACAAGATTCCATTAACAGGTGGTGGAGCTCATTATTAATGTTTTTTGGACCAAAAACAAACGCGGAAACTGGGCACAGCCATCAGGATAAAAATATGCGCTATAAGCTTCGTACCAAAACGAATGAACAGCTCAGGCAGGAATTTCTAACAAAGTATGTTCCTCGAGTATGGGCGCTAGGTCTAACGATTCCAGATTCTACACTGAGATATGATGAAGAAACTTCTGAATGGCAGTATCAACAGCCAGATTGGAAAGAATTCAAGAAAATTGTGACTGGGCATGGTCCAAAATCGAAGGAGCGATTAGCCCTTCGGATGCGATCGTATGAAATGAACAGCTGGGTTAGGGAAGCACTTGGAACAAGTGAGATATCAAAAGTTGCGAGGTGA
- the paaB gene encoding 1,2-phenylacetyl-CoA epoxidase subunit PaaB, translated as MSEESSGNLFYEVYEVFSKKTDTSALQHQFSLLAPNEELAFVMAKENFFRREQAADIWVVKRDHIKRMSQEEKEAVKHLEKSYRETKGYGYLKKKWRQYEQEQLTEKDIMGGGEG; from the coding sequence GTGAGTGAAGAAAGTAGTGGTAATCTTTTTTATGAAGTCTATGAGGTGTTTAGTAAGAAAACCGATACATCGGCGCTTCAGCATCAATTTAGTCTTCTTGCGCCAAATGAGGAACTTGCATTTGTTATGGCAAAAGAAAATTTCTTTAGACGCGAGCAGGCAGCTGATATCTGGGTCGTGAAGCGAGACCATATTAAACGAATGAGCCAGGAAGAAAAAGAGGCAGTGAAGCACTTAGAGAAAAGTTACCGAGAAACGAAGGGGTATGGGTATTTAAAGAAAAAATGGCGTCAGTATGAACAAGAGCAGCTTACTGAAAAAGACATCATGGGAGGTGGAGAAGGCTAA
- the paaC gene encoding 1,2-phenylacetyl-CoA epoxidase subunit PaaC: MESSEYRECLIELIYQLADDDFLLAYRGSEWLGLAPHIEEDVAFASISQDLMGHAALYYGLLEELGEGKIDHLTHNRSPEYFRNAILVELPNGTGTYLENPSYDWAFTVVRNYFYTLAKKVRLDSIKKASYGPLQHVVQKISIEMSYHMMHWEVWFKQLINSTSEAKSRMEEAMNTVFAELGGVFSYGRFGDRMVRLSLIESEEVLKERWLVYLNKEKIIQHSMKMKQGNGRNGVHTPHLAEALDTLSEVYQSVPTAEW; this comes from the coding sequence ATGGAGTCTTCGGAATACCGAGAGTGCTTAATTGAACTGATCTATCAATTAGCTGACGATGATTTTTTGCTAGCATACCGTGGATCAGAATGGCTCGGCCTTGCGCCTCATATTGAAGAGGATGTAGCGTTTGCTTCAATTAGTCAGGATTTGATGGGGCATGCCGCACTTTATTATGGATTACTAGAAGAGCTTGGAGAAGGAAAAATAGATCACTTAACGCATAATCGCTCTCCTGAATATTTTCGAAATGCCATTCTTGTAGAGTTGCCGAATGGAACGGGGACTTATTTAGAAAACCCATCATATGATTGGGCATTTACTGTTGTTCGAAATTACTTCTATACGCTGGCCAAAAAGGTTCGACTTGATTCAATCAAGAAGGCATCTTATGGGCCATTGCAGCACGTTGTTCAAAAAATCTCCATTGAGATGAGCTACCATATGATGCATTGGGAAGTTTGGTTTAAACAGCTCATCAATAGTACATCTGAAGCGAAAAGTAGAATGGAAGAAGCGATGAACACTGTATTTGCAGAGTTAGGTGGTGTTTTTTCATACGGTCGTTTTGGTGATCGCATGGTGAGGCTTTCGCTTATTGAAAGTGAAGAGGTCCTTAAGGAACGATGGCTGGTTTACTTAAACAAAGAAAAAATAATACAGCATTCTATGAAAATGAAACAGGGGAATGGTCGAAATGGCGTTCATACACCCCATTTAGCGGAAGCTCTCGATACGCTGTCAGAAGTATATCAATCTGTCCCTACAGCGGAGTGGTGA
- the paaD gene encoding 1,2-phenylacetyl-CoA epoxidase subunit PaaD has product MILKENVMKVLDTVKDPEIPVVSVVELGMIHNVSIQNDRVTIEVMPTFSGCPALEIIKRNIELAVESIPEVNSLSVSFIRHPIWTTDLVSEKAKQELKKFGIAPPEDCVEGEWHVPCPYCGSVYTTMDNIFGPAACRSILYCKSCKNPFEAMKPVSI; this is encoded by the coding sequence ATGATACTTAAAGAGAATGTGATGAAGGTGCTCGATACGGTAAAAGATCCGGAGATTCCTGTTGTAAGCGTAGTGGAACTTGGGATGATCCACAACGTTTCTATTCAGAATGATCGAGTCACAATTGAAGTGATGCCAACATTCTCAGGGTGTCCTGCATTAGAAATCATCAAAAGGAATATCGAGCTTGCTGTAGAAAGTATTCCTGAAGTGAATTCTTTATCTGTTTCATTTATTCGGCATCCCATATGGACAACCGATCTTGTTTCGGAGAAGGCGAAGCAGGAGTTAAAAAAGTTCGGTATTGCGCCACCTGAAGACTGTGTGGAAGGGGAATGGCATGTACCGTGTCCGTATTGTGGATCAGTTTATACAACAATGGATAATATTTTCGGGCCAGCCGCTTGTCGAAGTATTTTGTATTGTAAGTCATGTAAAAACCCATTTGAAGCGATGAAGCCTGTATCAATTTAA
- a CDS encoding EthD family reductase — protein sequence MVKVIALYKQPENAQKFDEHYFNTHAPITAKIPGLKKMEVTKIVGSPMGKSDYYLMCEMYYEDHESMKAGMKSQEGKASGKDLMSFAGDLVTLMIGEEVGETADTK from the coding sequence ATGGTTAAAGTGATTGCATTGTATAAACAGCCGGAGAACGCACAGAAATTCGATGAGCATTATTTTAATACGCACGCCCCAATTACAGCTAAAATCCCTGGATTGAAGAAAATGGAAGTGACAAAGATTGTTGGCTCACCTATGGGAAAAAGCGACTATTATTTGATGTGTGAAATGTATTATGAAGATCATGAATCGATGAAAGCGGGAATGAAGTCTCAAGAAGGTAAGGCTTCAGGTAAAGATCTAATGAGTTTTGCTGGCGATCTTGTAACACTAATGATTGGTGAAGAAGTTGGAGAAACAGCAGATACAAAATAA
- a CDS encoding enoyl-CoA hydratase-related protein, translating to MFETIEYEVKDRVSWIRLNRPNKLNAFTFKMNQEITEAMKLANNNNEARCVVITGNGRAFCSGQDLGGVEEGVDHGEMLRATYNPMVKEITSSSKPVIAAVNGVAAGAGMSLALACDFRLAHENASFIEAFVHVGLVPDSGSTYFLPRLIGHAKALELALLGDKVSASDAKQLGLVTQIFSNEQWEKGINQFANRLASLPPKAVTLIKQSLLRSWDSTLDEVLEMEAVAQAEAGQTKDHKEGLLAFTEKRKPVFQGS from the coding sequence ATGTTCGAAACGATTGAATATGAAGTAAAGGATCGCGTAAGTTGGATTCGGTTAAATCGACCGAATAAATTGAATGCGTTTACATTTAAAATGAATCAAGAAATAACGGAAGCGATGAAGCTAGCGAATAACAATAATGAAGCTCGCTGTGTGGTGATCACAGGGAATGGAAGAGCTTTTTGCTCAGGTCAGGATTTAGGTGGCGTTGAAGAAGGTGTGGATCATGGTGAAATGCTGAGGGCTACTTATAATCCGATGGTAAAAGAAATTACCTCTTCATCTAAACCGGTCATTGCTGCAGTTAACGGTGTAGCGGCAGGTGCAGGCATGAGTCTTGCTCTTGCGTGTGATTTTCGATTAGCTCATGAAAACGCAAGCTTTATTGAAGCATTTGTTCATGTTGGCCTTGTTCCTGATTCTGGGAGTACCTATTTTCTTCCGCGTCTGATCGGTCATGCGAAAGCGCTAGAACTTGCTCTACTTGGAGACAAAGTAAGTGCTTCAGATGCTAAGCAGCTTGGACTTGTGACGCAAATTTTCTCTAATGAACAGTGGGAGAAAGGGATTAATCAGTTTGCAAACCGACTAGCTAGCCTTCCGCCAAAAGCGGTAACTCTCATTAAACAGAGTTTACTCCGCAGCTGGGATAGTACCCTTGATGAGGTGCTTGAAATGGAAGCTGTTGCTCAGGCTGAAGCTGGTCAAACGAAAGATCATAAGGAAGGGCTCCTAGCATTTACTGAGAAACGTAAACCAGTTTTCCAGGGGAGTTAA
- a CDS encoding enoyl-CoA hydratase-related protein yields MSVVTYEVKNHVGYVTLNRPEVLNCFNYETLSVLQGIVDDIYSDRQVRAVIFLGAGEKAFSAGADLKERRTLSESEVRRNVKKIREVFSSVESLPQPTIAALNGFAFGGGFELALACDFRYAVEGTKMGLTETSLGIIPGAGGTQRLPRLIGTAKAMELVLTARKLTSEEAYQNGILNGVVPREDLLKKCEELAQEICQNAPIAVQQAKFAVREGMNVDRYTGMAIESKAYEVTIPTNDRLEALGAFAEKRKPIFKGE; encoded by the coding sequence ATGTCAGTTGTTACATATGAAGTGAAAAACCATGTGGGATACGTAACCTTAAATCGACCAGAAGTTCTAAACTGTTTTAATTACGAAACCCTTTCGGTACTGCAGGGAATTGTTGACGATATATATTCAGATCGCCAGGTTCGTGCCGTTATTTTTTTAGGAGCTGGTGAAAAGGCTTTCAGCGCAGGAGCTGATTTGAAAGAAAGAAGAACGCTCTCTGAAAGTGAAGTCCGTCGCAACGTTAAAAAAATCCGAGAAGTGTTTTCCTCAGTTGAATCACTTCCTCAGCCAACCATCGCAGCATTGAATGGGTTTGCTTTTGGTGGAGGCTTTGAGCTTGCTCTTGCATGTGATTTTCGCTATGCCGTCGAAGGAACAAAAATGGGCTTAACCGAAACGAGTCTAGGTATCATACCTGGGGCTGGAGGAACTCAGCGGTTACCACGTCTAATTGGAACAGCGAAAGCGATGGAATTGGTGTTAACAGCACGAAAATTAACATCAGAAGAAGCTTACCAAAATGGCATTCTAAACGGTGTCGTACCACGTGAAGACTTGCTGAAAAAATGTGAAGAGTTAGCACAAGAAATCTGCCAAAATGCTCCGATTGCTGTGCAACAGGCGAAGTTTGCTGTCCGAGAAGGAATGAATGTGGATCGTTATACAGGAATGGCAATTGAATCGAAAGCTTATGAAGTAACAATCCCAACCAATGACCGTCTTGAAGCATTAGGTGCCTTTGCAGAAAAAAGAAAACCAATCTTTAAAGGGGAGTAG
- the paaX gene encoding phenylacetic acid degradation operon negative regulatory protein PaaX, with amino-acid sequence MSESLNTRSMIFTLYGEYVRHYGNDIWIGSLIRLLKEFGHNDQSVRAAISRMSKQGWVEARKEGNKSFYYLTERGIRRMDEAAERIFKLRPAEWDGRWRMFLYTIPEEKRHIRDELRKELVWSGFGSSSASLWLSPNHLEEQVKWLIDKYEISDYVHFFVADYKGPHENHALVNECWDLNEISTRYREFIKMYSERYVIDRSKIEKGKMSDGDCFVERAKLVHEYRKFLFIDPGLPSQLLPDEWPGEHAAMLFSDYYKTLAKPASRFFEEVFREGNELKNKDNEYDALQHPLLSDRP; translated from the coding sequence ATGAGCGAATCTTTGAATACACGCTCCATGATTTTTACATTGTATGGAGAGTATGTTAGACACTATGGAAATGATATTTGGATTGGTAGTTTGATTCGTCTTCTAAAAGAGTTTGGGCATAATGACCAATCTGTTCGAGCAGCGATTTCAAGAATGAGTAAGCAGGGCTGGGTGGAGGCAAGGAAAGAAGGTAATAAAAGTTTCTACTATTTAACAGAACGCGGGATTAGGAGAATGGATGAGGCGGCAGAGAGAATATTTAAGCTCCGGCCAGCGGAATGGGATGGAAGATGGCGTATGTTTCTTTATACAATCCCTGAAGAGAAGCGACATATTCGAGATGAGTTACGTAAAGAGCTTGTTTGGAGCGGGTTCGGCAGTTCATCCGCTAGCTTATGGCTTTCACCTAATCACCTGGAAGAACAGGTGAAATGGCTGATTGATAAGTATGAAATTAGTGACTATGTTCATTTCTTTGTTGCTGATTATAAAGGTCCACATGAAAACCATGCCCTTGTCAATGAATGCTGGGATTTGAATGAAATAAGCACTCGATACCGTGAGTTTATTAAAATGTATAGCGAGCGTTATGTTATCGATCGTAGTAAAATCGAAAAAGGGAAAATGAGTGATGGCGACTGTTTTGTAGAACGCGCTAAGCTCGTTCATGAGTACCGAAAGTTTCTATTTATTGATCCGGGCCTTCCATCACAATTATTACCTGACGAATGGCCTGGTGAGCACGCAGCCATGTTATTTAGCGATTACTATAAAACGCTTGCGAAACCAGCTTCACGTTTTTTTGAAGAAGTCTTTCGAGAAGGAAATGAACTGAAAAATAAAGATAATGAGTATGATGCACTCCAGCATCCTTTGTTATCTGACAGGCCATAG
- a CDS encoding gamma carbonic anhydrase family protein, producing the protein MLFSYNGLTPELAGDVYVAPGAKIIGDVTIGEESTVWFNAVLRGDEAPITIGKGCNIQDNCTCHLFEGFPLVLEDEVSVGHNAILHGCTIRKGALIGMGAIVLDGAEIGEGSLIGANTLIPSGKKIPPNSMVLGSPGKVIRELTEKDKELITLTIETYKTKGKEFKDQVHEVLR; encoded by the coding sequence ATGTTATTTTCGTATAATGGTTTAACACCAGAGCTTGCGGGAGATGTGTACGTAGCTCCAGGCGCCAAAATTATTGGGGATGTGACAATTGGAGAAGAATCGACCGTATGGTTTAATGCCGTTTTAAGAGGGGATGAAGCACCAATCACAATTGGAAAAGGGTGCAATATCCAGGACAATTGCACGTGCCATTTGTTTGAAGGATTCCCACTTGTGTTAGAAGACGAAGTATCTGTTGGCCATAATGCGATTCTACATGGCTGCACGATTCGTAAAGGGGCATTAATCGGTATGGGAGCAATCGTACTTGACGGTGCTGAGATTGGTGAAGGTTCGCTAATAGGGGCAAATACGCTGATCCCTTCTGGTAAAAAGATTCCACCTAATTCTATGGTTCTCGGCTCTCCAGGAAAAGTAATCAGGGAATTAACAGAGAAAGACAAGGAACTCATCACCTTAACGATTGAAACGTATAAAACAAAGGGAAAAGAATTTAAAGATCAGGTACATGAAGTTCTCAGATAA
- a CDS encoding DUF561 domain-containing protein, producing MRRLCELLSVHYPFIQGGMGNISSPVLASAVSEAGGLGTIGTGTLTVDEVESLLLDMKKRTKKVFALNIPISVTANLKGMCELAVKHAVPVVSLSAGNPAPYIAYFKQNNIKVICVTASVKHAQKAENAGADLIVGEGFEAAGINSPLELTTMTLIPQLVAKVQIPVIAAGGVGDSKGFAAALALGAEGIQMGTRLIATKESPYHERYVERLLEADDTETVIVGRSVGKVRRILKTAYADQLIQAEGAGIHPDDFEAMTDEEKHRIGAVEGRLEEGFINGGQISGLVKSIPTVQELFKEMMEGAEQIYENQMKAFKGFYLKH from the coding sequence ATGAGACGTCTTTGTGAGTTGCTGTCCGTTCACTACCCATTTATACAAGGAGGAATGGGGAATATTTCAAGTCCTGTTCTCGCATCAGCTGTATCTGAGGCAGGCGGACTTGGAACAATCGGAACGGGTACGCTAACAGTAGATGAAGTAGAATCACTGCTTCTTGATATGAAGAAACGGACTAAGAAAGTATTTGCGCTCAACATACCAATTTCCGTTACAGCAAACTTAAAAGGAATGTGTGAATTAGCTGTGAAACACGCTGTACCTGTCGTCTCTCTTTCAGCCGGTAACCCAGCCCCTTATATTGCTTATTTTAAACAAAATAACATTAAGGTCATTTGTGTTACCGCAAGCGTGAAGCATGCGCAAAAAGCTGAAAATGCTGGTGCAGATCTTATCGTAGGAGAAGGCTTTGAAGCAGCTGGGATCAATTCGCCCCTTGAGCTTACGACGATGACGCTTATTCCTCAGCTTGTCGCTAAAGTACAAATACCTGTCATTGCTGCAGGAGGGGTAGGTGATTCAAAAGGCTTTGCCGCAGCATTAGCTTTAGGGGCAGAGGGGATTCAAATGGGAACGAGATTAATTGCAACGAAGGAATCTCCTTATCATGAACGATATGTTGAAAGGTTACTAGAAGCAGATGATACAGAAACGGTAATCGTTGGACGGAGCGTAGGAAAAGTACGTAGGATTTTAAAAACTGCTTATGCCGACCAGTTAATTCAAGCGGAAGGAGCAGGTATTCATCCAGATGATTTTGAAGCAATGACAGATGAGGAGAAACATCGAATTGGTGCAGTAGAAGGGCGATTGGAAGAGGGATTTATTAATGGCGGACAAATAAGCGGATTAGTTAAGTCCATTCCGACGGTTCAGGAGCTATTTAAAGAAATGATGGAAGGAGCTGAGCAAATTTACGAGAATCAGATGAAGGCATTTAAAGGTTTTTATTTAAAGCACTAG
- a CDS encoding ABC transporter substrate-binding protein, with the protein MALAGCGSNNSSSNVEDDGEASKDTYTIGVTQIVEHPSLDAAYEGFKMALEENGFKEGDNITYDVQNAQNDMNNSNTIAQNLVGDEVDLIFANSTPSAQSALNATSDIPIVFTSVTDPVGAKLVEDFDKPGENITGTTDTHPEAIPKTIEFIASEFDAKNVGLIYNAGEQNSVAQVDIVKEAMEGTDMKAVEKSVSTSAEVKQAAEALVGKVDVIYIVTDNTVVSALESVISVANDKDIPMFAGEFDSVNRGAFAAYGFDYQDIGYEAGQMAAKILKGEETTADLPVQYPQNLKLKMNQTAAEEMGIEVKSEWEEMGEYTE; encoded by the coding sequence ATGGCACTTGCAGGGTGTGGATCGAATAATTCCTCATCAAACGTAGAGGATGACGGGGAAGCAAGTAAAGATACTTATACGATTGGCGTCACGCAAATCGTGGAGCACCCTTCATTGGATGCTGCTTATGAAGGTTTTAAAATGGCACTCGAAGAGAACGGATTTAAAGAAGGAGATAACATTACTTACGATGTTCAAAATGCTCAGAATGACATGAACAACAGTAACACGATTGCGCAAAACCTCGTAGGTGATGAAGTAGATTTAATTTTTGCAAATTCAACTCCAAGCGCACAATCCGCGTTAAATGCCACTTCCGATATTCCGATTGTTTTTACTTCGGTAACGGATCCAGTCGGGGCAAAACTTGTCGAGGATTTTGATAAGCCAGGTGAGAATATAACTGGTACAACGGATACTCATCCTGAAGCGATTCCAAAAACAATTGAGTTTATTGCCAGTGAATTTGATGCTAAAAATGTTGGGCTGATCTACAATGCTGGGGAACAAAATTCTGTGGCCCAGGTTGATATTGTTAAAGAAGCAATGGAAGGAACGGATATGAAAGCTGTTGAGAAGAGTGTTTCCACATCAGCTGAAGTAAAACAAGCTGCTGAAGCGCTTGTTGGAAAGGTGGATGTGATTTACATCGTGACGGATAACACGGTCGTATCAGCGCTCGAATCGGTCATTAGCGTAGCGAATGATAAGGATATTCCGATGTTTGCCGGAGAGTTTGATTCCGTTAACCGCGGTGCCTTTGCGGCTTATGGTTTTGATTATCAAGATATTGGTTATGAAGCAGGACAGATGGCTGCAAAGATTTTAAAGGGTGAAGAAACGACGGCAGATCTTCCGGTACAATACCCTCAGAATTTAAAACTTAAAATGAATCAAACAGCAGCAGAAGAAATGGGCATCGAAGTGAAGTCAGAATGGGAAGAGATGGGGGAATACACAGAGTAG